From one Rhodamnia argentea isolate NSW1041297 chromosome 1, ASM2092103v1, whole genome shotgun sequence genomic stretch:
- the LOC115728685 gene encoding BTB/POZ domain-containing protein At1g67900, which produces MKFMKLGSRPDTFYTTEAVRSVSSEVSSDLIVQVKGTRYMLHKFPLLSKCLRLQRLCSESPESSQHHIVQLPDFPGGVEAFELCAKFCYGITITLSAYNIVAARCAAEYLQMSEDVEKGNLMYKIEVFFNSCILHGWRDSIVTLQTTKAFPLWSEELGITSRCIEAIATKVLTNPSKVSLSHSHSRRGRDDMSCNGAESQRHRLTVKGWWAEDLADLGIDLYWRTMIAIKSGGRIPSNLVGDALKIYASRWLPNVSRAGNARKQAMSDSDSDSNNEELASKDRLLLESIISLLPAVKGAVSSSFLLKLLKAANILNAASSSRMELAKRVGIQLEEASPNDLLIPHLALENETLYDVDIVMTILEQFKLQGQSPPTSPPRSKLACERRRSRSAENIDMFQESRRSSSASHSSKLKVAKIIDNYLQEISHDVNLPLAKFVALAEAVPEFARVDHDDLYRAIDIYLKAHPNLNKSERKRLCRILDCKKLSMEACMHAAQNELLPLRVVVQVLFFEQARATKASGKVTELPGNIKALLAAHGLDSSRTPAPLSTTPSIPPEDQWSVSGLKSPSKSKLSTLKMKLAEDDDLDDNDDAQQDRMSRSSIVKAFCAIPARPKKMFSKFWSNSRTTANDKN; this is translated from the exons ATGAAGTTTATGAAGCTCGGATCTCGGCCGGACACTTTTTATACTACTGAAGCAGTGAG GTCAGTGTCTTCTGAAGTGTCCAGTGACCTCATAGTACAAGTGAAAGGAACTAGATATATGCTCCACAAG TTTCCCCTGCTCTCGAAGTGCTTGCGATTGCAGAGACTCTGCTCGGAGTCGCCTGAGTCGTCGCAGCACCATATTGTCCAACTTCCGGATTTCCCGGGCGGCGTCGAGGCATTCGAGCTGTGCGCCAAGTTCTGCTACGGGATCACTATCACTCTAAGTGCCTACAACATCGTCGCTGCTCGATGCGCCGCCGAGTACCTCCAGATGTCCGAGGATGTCGAGAAGGGCAATCTGATGTACAAGATTGAGGTCTTCTTCAATTCATGCATTCTTCATGGTTGGAGGGATTCAATTGTGACTCTGCAGACCACCAAGGCCTTCCCTCTGTGGTCTGAAGAGCTCGGAATCACCAGCAGATGCATCGAGGCAATCGCGACCAAAGTCCTGACGAACCCGTCGAAGGTTAGTCTATCTCATAGCCACTCCCGTCGAGGCCGGGACGATATGTCGTGCAATGGAGCTGAGAGCCAGAGGCATAGATTGACAGTCAAGGGTTGGTGGGCTGAAGATCTAGCCGACTTGGGGATCGACCTTTATTGGAGAACTATGATAGCCATAAAATCCGGAGGAAGAATACCCTCCAATTTGGTTGGCGATGCCCTGAAGATTTACGCATCTCGGTGGCTTCCGAATGTATCGAGAGCTGGGAATGCAAGGAAGCAAGCCATGTCCGATTCGGATTCGGACTCTAACAATGAAGAGCTCGCTTCGAAGGACCGGCTTCTTCTGGAGTCGATAATCAGCTTGCTTCCCGCAGTGAAAGGCGCAGTTTCATCCAGTTTCCTGCTGAAGCTCTTGAAGGCGGCGAACATCCTAAACGCGGCTTCTTCTTCGAGAATGGAACTGGCCAAGAGAGTGGGGATTCAACTGGAGGAAGCGTCGCCGAACGATCTTTTAATTCCTCATCTGGCGCTGGAGAACGAGACATTGTACGATGTGGACATAGTGATGACAATTTTGGAGCAGTTTAAGTTACAAGGTCAGAGTCCCCCAACTAGCCCTCCGAGATCGAAGCTCGCGTGCGAGAGGAGGAGGTCTCGGTCGGCCGAAAACATCGATATGTTTCAGGAAAGCAGGAGGTCGTCTTCGGCATCACACAGCTCAAAGCTGAAGGTAGCAAAGATTATTGACAATTACTTGCAAGAGATCAGCCACGATGTTAATTTGCCGCTGGCAAAGTTTGTAGCTCTCGCCGAAGCGGTTCCGGAATTCGCAAGGGTAGATCACGACGACCTTTACCGAGCCATCGACATCTATCTCAAG GCGCACCCGAATCTGAACAAGAGCGAAAGGAAGCGCCTGTGCCGAATCCTGGACTGTAAGAAACTATCCATGGAAGCCTGCATGCACGCAGCGCAGAACGAGCTCCTGCCCCTGAGGGTGGTGGTCCAAGTCCTCTTCTTCGAGCAGGCGCGAGCCACGAAGGCGAGCGGCAAGGTCACCGAGCTCCCGGGCAACATCAAGGCGCTCCTGGCAGCGCATGGCCTTGACTCCTCCAGGACTCCAGCACCATTAAGCACCACGCCGAGCATCCCCCCAGAGGACCAGTGGAGCGTGTCGGGCCTGAAGTCCCCCAGCAAATCGAAGCTCTCAACATTGAAGATGAAACTGGCTGAGGACGACGACCTGGACGACAACGACGACGCGCAGCAGGACAGGATGTCGAGGAGTTCCATCGTAAAGGCTTTCTGCGCGATCCCGGCGCGGCCCAAGAAGATGTTCAGCAAGTTTTGGTCCAACAGTAGAACTACTGCCAATGATAAGAACTGA